The Papaver somniferum cultivar HN1 chromosome 3, ASM357369v1, whole genome shotgun sequence genome includes a region encoding these proteins:
- the LOC113355650 gene encoding uncharacterized protein LOC113355650: MSALISLPPQHTEPHQISDTQKMATRLPNQIFLPNSNLSITSQQSKLTGISFRPVKLPRSTGKLTLKCSLVDSPKTESVGGDIKKLVDFLYEDLPHLFDEQGIDPTMYDESVKFRDPITKYDSISGYLFNIALLRKIFTPDFQLHWAKQTGPNEITTRWTMIMPFVILPWKPELVFTGTSVMGINPKNQKFCSHLDFWDSIKNNDYFSVEGLLDVIKQLRPYKTPDLETPKYQILKRTATYEVRKYFPFVIVEKKGEKLAGSTGFNDVAGYIFGKNSTKEKIKMTTPVFTQAFDNEQSNISIQIVLPSEKDLSSLPEPELEALSLRKVEGGFAVVTKFSGKPTDEVVAEKEKSLRRAVLRDGLKPKEGCMLARYNDPGRTWSFILRNEVLIWLDEFSLE, translated from the exons ATGTCCGCTCTCATCTCACTCCCCCCACAGCATACAGAACCCCATCAAATCTCTGATACCCAAAAAATGGCTACTCGTCTTCCCAACCAGATTTTCTTGCCAAATTCTAATCTATCCATCACTTCCCAACAATCAAAACTAACCGGAATCTCTTTCCGGCCAGTTAAGCTACCTAGAAGTACTGGAAAACTAACACTAAAATGCAGCTTAGTTGATTCACCAAAAACAGAATCAGTAGGTGGTGATATAAAAAAGCTTGTGGATTTCTTGTATGAAGATTTACCTCATCTTTTCGATGAACAAGGGATTGATCCAACCATGTATGATGAAAGTGTGAAATTTAGAGACCCAATTACGAAATATGATAGTATTAGTGGGTATCTCTTTAACATTGCACTCTTGAGGAAAATCTTTACACCAGACTTCCAATTGCATTGGGCAAAACAG ACAGGACCTAATGAGATAACAACAAGGTGGACAATGATAATGCCGTTTGTGATCTTACCTTGGAAGCCTGAGCTAGTCTTCACAGGAACATCCGTCATGGGTATTAACCCCAAGAATCAAAAATTCTGCAGTCATTTG GATTTTTGGGATTCCATCAAGAACAATGACTACTTTTCTGTTGAAGGCTTGCTGGATGTTATAAAGCAG CTGCGACCATACAAGACTCCGGACTTAGAGACACCAAAGTACCAAATATTGAAAAGAACTGCAACTTATGAG GTTCGGAAGTATTTCCCGTTTGTTATTGTAGAAAAGAAAGGTGAGAAATTAGCAGGTTCGACTGGCTTCAATGATGTCGCTGG ATACATATTTGGCAAGAATTCTACCAaggagaaaataaaaatgacaacTCCAGTCTTTACCCAAGCTTTCGATAACGAACAATCAAATATATCTATCCAAATTGTTTTGCCATCCGAGAAAGATTTGAGCAG TCTACCAGAACCAGAACTAGAAGCACTTAGCTTGAGAAAGGTAGAAGGAGGGTTTGCCGTCGTGACAAAATTTAGTGGCAAACCTACTGATGAAGTagttgctgaaaaagaaaaaagcttGCGCCGTGCAGTTCTAAGAGATGGTCTTAAACCTAAAGAAGGTTGTATGCTTGCTCGGTATAACGATCCAGGCAGAACGTGGAGCTTCATTCTG AGGAATGAAGTGCTGATATGGCTCGACGAATTCTCATTGGAATAG